The Kribbella amoyensis genomic sequence CTCTCCCACCTCGCCAGAGGATCGCGAGGCGCGCTGTTCTTCCAATGGCGGGCCTCGCGTGGTGGGTCGGAGCGGTACCACACGGCGATGGTGCCGCACGCGGGGCCGGACAGCCGGATGTTCCGCGAGATCACCGAGCTCGGCGAGTTGCTGCCGCGGCTGGCGGAGGCGGATGCCGGTGTGGTCGAGGCGGAGGTCGCGATCCTGTGGGACGCCGAGTCGTGGTGGGCGTTGCAGGGTCCCGGGCTGCCGTCGCCGACCATCGACTACCTGGAGTCGGTCCGCGCCGCTCATCGGCAGTTCTGGTCACTCGGCATCGGCGTGGACTTCGCCCGCCCGACCGACGACCTGTCCCGCTACCGCGTCGTGGTGGTGCCGAGCCTGTACCTGCTGACCGACGAGGCGGCGGCCGCGCTCTCGGCGTACGAGGGCCAGCTCCTGGTCACCCCGTTGAGCGGCATCGCGGACGAAGCGGCACGTATCCGGCTGGGCGGGTACCCGGGGGCGCTGCGCGACGTGCTGGGCGTACGGGTTGAGGAGTTCCACCCGATCGACGGTGAGGTGGAACTGTCGACGGGAGCCCGCGGTCATGGCTGGACCGAGCTGATGACGGTCACCGACGCCGAGGTGCTCGCGACCTACGAGAACGGCGACCCGGCCATCACCCGCCGCGCCAACGCCTGGTACATCTCCACCTGGCTCGACGACCCCTCGTACGAGGCCCTCGTCCGGCAGGTCCTCCAAGCCGCGGCCATCGATCCCCCGAACTACCCCCGCGGCGTAGAAGTCATCACGAGGAGAACCGGCCGAACCCGCTGGCGCTACCTGCTCAACCACACCGGCCAACCGGCCGAAATCGCCACCGACGCCGAAAACCTCATCACCGGCGAGGAGACCGCCGGAAGCTTGGTCCTCGCCCCCGGCAGCTTCGCCGTCCTCCGCGAACAAGCCTGAGGCAGCTCTGTCCAGAACAAGCCTTCAGATAGTGCTGCGGTTCGCGTACGGGTTGCGCGCGGTCAGGTCGCCGATGTATTCGGTGGGGATGGCGGGCTCGCCGCGGCTCAGTTGGCTTGCGCTACGGGGGAGTTCGTCGCGGACCTTCAGGTGATGGGCCTGGGCTTCGTCGGGGGTGGTGCGGCCGACGATCTTGCCTGCCTCGACCAGGGGCTGCAGGAGGACGCGGTCGTCGCCGTCGTCGACCGGGGGCTCGCCGACGCCGATCAGCTCGACCTCCGCCACGCCCGCGGGGTTGCGCCGGCGCAGGGCGTACTTGCGGCCGCCGATGGAGATCTTGTCCGGGCTCTTCTTCGCCACCGGCTGCAGGACCCCGTCGCCGTCCTCGCGCGCGACCAGCTTGTACACGAAGCCGCAGGTCGGGTGCCCGCTGCCGGTGACCAGCGACGTGCCCACGCCGTACCCGTCGACGGCTGCCGGTGCGAGGGCGGCGATCTGGAACTCGTCCAGGTCGCTCGTCACGATGATCCGCGTCTTCCGCGCCCCCAGCGAGTCCAGCTGCTCGCGGACCTGGCCCGCCAGCGACGGCAGGTCGCCCGAGTCCAGCCGGACCGCACCGAGCTCGGTCCCCGTCACGTCGATCGCGGTCCGCACCGCCTCGCTCAGGTCGTACGTGTCCACCAGCAGCGTCGTCCCCTTGCCCAGCGCGTCCACCTGGGACCGGAACGCGTCCCGCTCGGTGTCGTGCAGCAGCGTGAACGAGTGCGCCGCCGTCCCGGCGCTGGGGATGCCGAACCGCCGGGCGGCCTCCAGGTTCGACGTGGTGGCGAAGCCCGCGATGTACGCCGCGAGCGCGGACGCGACCGCGGCCTCCTCGTGGGTCCGGCGCGAACCCATCTCGATACACGGCCGGCCGCCGGCCCACCAGGTCATCCGGGACGCCGCCGACGCGACCGCCGAGTCGTGGTTCAGGATCGACAGGAACACGGTCTCCAGCAGCACCGCCTCGGCGAAACTGGACTCGACCACCAGGATCGGCGAGCCGGGGAAGAAGATCTCGCCGTCCGCGTACCCGGCGATGTCGCCGCTGAACCGGTAGCCGGCCAGCCACTCGCAGGTAGGCTCGTCGACCACGCCGCGCTCGGCCAGGAAGGCCAGGGTGGGCTCGTCGAAGCGGAACCGCTCGAGCGCGTCGAGGAGCCGGTTCACGCCCGCGACCACGCCGTACCGGCGGCCGTCCGGCAGGCGGCGCGCGAACAGTTCGAACACCGAACGCCGGTGCGCGGTACCGTCGGCGAGGCTGGCCTGGAGCATGGTCAGCTCGTAGTGGTCGGTCAGCAGGGCTGTGGAAGGTGCCACTGTGTTCACAGAGGGCAGCCTATTGCGAACCGAGAACCGATGATGGAGAGAATGGACAGGTGACCACCGCACCCAGCGAACTCGAGAGCCCCGAGATCGACGAGGCGATCGAGCTCAGCCCACCGTGGGTGACGATCGTCTGGAACGATCCGGTCAATTTGATGGACTACGTCACCTTCGTCTTCCAGACCTACTTCGGCTACTCCAAGCAGAAGGCGGAGAAGCTGATGATGCAGGTTCACTCCGACGGCAAGTCGGCGGTCTCGAACGGCAACCGCGAGGCGATGGAACGCGACGTCGAGGCGATGCACTCCTACGGCCTGTGGGCCACCTGCGAGAAGTCGTGACCCGGTTCCGGAAGCGCCGCAAAACCGTCGTCGTCAGTTTCGCCGAGCACGAGGCGGACATCCTGGCGAACCTGCTCCGCAACCTGGTCGAGCTCCTGTACGACGGGATGCCGCCGCGCGCCACCGAGTCGTCCGACCCGCTGGCCGCGTTGCTCGACTCCGACGGGCCGACCGCGCCCCCGGAGGACGTGGTGCTGCAACGGCTGCTGCCGAACGCGTACTCCGGTGACGACCAGGCGTCCGCCGAGTTCCGCCGGTTCACCGAGCGCGGGCTCCGCGACGGCAAGGCGAGCGACGCCAAGCGGGTGCTGGCGGCGCTGGAGGACACCGACGCGGACGAGATCGCGCTCGAACACGACGAGCAGCTCGCCTGGTTGCGCGCGCTGAACGACCTGCGGCTCGCGATCGGCACCCGGCTCGGCATCGAGGACGAGGACGACTACGCGACCTGGGAGAAGCTCCCCGACGACGACCCGCGCCGCCTCACCTACGACCTGTACGACTGGCTCGGCTACCTCCAGTCCGCCCTGCTGCACAACATGCGTCCCTGACCACGACCTGGCGCTCCGGGCCGGAACACTAGGGTGAGCCGCATGGAGAAGCGGACGCTGGGGCGTACTGGGCGTGAGGTCGGCGTGGTCGGGCTCGGGGCCTGGCAGCTGGGCGCGGACTGGGGCGAGGTCGGCGAGGACGACGCGCTCGGCGTACTGCGGGCCGCGGTGGAGGGTGGCGTCACGTTCATCGACACGGCCGACGTGTACGGCGACGGCCGCAGCGAGCAGCTGGTCGGTCGGATCCTGCGCGAGTACGACGGGCTGACGGTGGCGACGAAGATGGGCCGCCGGGTCGAGCAGGTCCCGGCGAACTACACGGCCGCCAACTTCCGCGCCTGGAACGACCGGTCCCGCGCGAACCTCGGCGTGGACACGATCGACCTGGTCCAGCTGCACTGCCCGCCGACCCCGGTGTACTCCGCGGACGAGGTGTTCGACGCGCTGGACGCGATGGTCGACGAGGGCCGGATCGCGGCGTACGGGGTGAGCGTGGAGACCTGCGCCGAGGCGCTCACCGCGATCGCCCGGCCGCAGGTGGCGTCGGTACAGATCATCCTGAACGCGTTCCGGCTGAAGCCGCTCGACCAGGTCCTCCCGGCGGCTCGAGAGGCCGGGGTCGGCATCATCGCCCGGGTCCCGCTCGCCAGCGGCCTGCTGTCCGGCAAGTACGACGAGAACACCGTCTTCGGCGCCGACGACCACCGCACGTACAACCGGCAGGGCGAGGCCTTCGACGTCGGCGAGACCTTCTCCGGGGTCGACTTCAGCACCGGCCTCGAAGCAGTCCGCCGTCTCCGGCCGTCGATCCCAGCCGGCACCACGACGGCCCAGTTCGCCCTCCGCTGGATCCTCGACCAGCCAGGCGTCTCCGTCGTCATCCCAGGCGCCCGCAACCCGGCCCAGGTCACCGGCAACCTCGCCGCCGCAAACCTCCCACCCCTGTCCGAGGACCAGCTCGCCGCGATCCAGCAAACCTACGACGAGCTGATCCGCCCCCAGCTCCACTCCCGCTGGTAGGCCTTAAGCCGCGACGATGGCGAGAGTTGTACTCACCACGGTGGACACGATGCCCACCATCGTGCTGACGGTGGCGAGGCTCTTGGTCCCGTTCACCCAGAGGCCCTTGTTCAGCTCACGCCACCGCTTGGGCACGACCGCAAGTTTCAGCTTCTGCCATTTGTGCTGACGGAGGCTGCAGCCCATCAAGATGCCGGACGAGTTGTTCCTGCAGGGGCCCTGGCGCCCCTCTGCCCCACACCAGACCGGTGTCTG encodes the following:
- a CDS encoding nicotinate phosphoribosyltransferase; translation: MLQASLADGTAHRRSVFELFARRLPDGRRYGVVAGVNRLLDALERFRFDEPTLAFLAERGVVDEPTCEWLAGYRFSGDIAGYADGEIFFPGSPILVVESSFAEAVLLETVFLSILNHDSAVASAASRMTWWAGGRPCIEMGSRRTHEEAAVASALAAYIAGFATTSNLEAARRFGIPSAGTAAHSFTLLHDTERDAFRSQVDALGKGTTLLVDTYDLSEAVRTAIDVTGTELGAVRLDSGDLPSLAGQVREQLDSLGARKTRIIVTSDLDEFQIAALAPAAVDGYGVGTSLVTGSGHPTCGFVYKLVAREDGDGVLQPVAKKSPDKISIGGRKYALRRRNPAGVAEVELIGVGEPPVDDGDDRVLLQPLVEAGKIVGRTTPDEAQAHHLKVRDELPRSASQLSRGEPAIPTEYIGDLTARNPYANRSTI
- the clpS gene encoding ATP-dependent Clp protease adapter ClpS, translating into MTTAPSELESPEIDEAIELSPPWVTIVWNDPVNLMDYVTFVFQTYFGYSKQKAEKLMMQVHSDGKSAVSNGNREAMERDVEAMHSYGLWATCEKS
- a CDS encoding DUF2017 domain-containing protein — translated: MTRFRKRRKTVVVSFAEHEADILANLLRNLVELLYDGMPPRATESSDPLAALLDSDGPTAPPEDVVLQRLLPNAYSGDDQASAEFRRFTERGLRDGKASDAKRVLAALEDTDADEIALEHDEQLAWLRALNDLRLAIGTRLGIEDEDDYATWEKLPDDDPRRLTYDLYDWLGYLQSALLHNMRP
- a CDS encoding aldo/keto reductase; this encodes MEKRTLGRTGREVGVVGLGAWQLGADWGEVGEDDALGVLRAAVEGGVTFIDTADVYGDGRSEQLVGRILREYDGLTVATKMGRRVEQVPANYTAANFRAWNDRSRANLGVDTIDLVQLHCPPTPVYSADEVFDALDAMVDEGRIAAYGVSVETCAEALTAIARPQVASVQIILNAFRLKPLDQVLPAAREAGVGIIARVPLASGLLSGKYDENTVFGADDHRTYNRQGEAFDVGETFSGVDFSTGLEAVRRLRPSIPAGTTTAQFALRWILDQPGVSVVIPGARNPAQVTGNLAAANLPPLSEDQLAAIQQTYDELIRPQLHSRW